The following are from one region of the Candidatus Acidulodesulfobacterium ferriphilum genome:
- the icd gene encoding isocitrate dehydrogenase (NADP(+)), giving the protein MASYQKLTEPKEGSKIKVLGPNKFEVPNDPVIPFIEGDGIGADLTRAMHIVINAAVKKAYDGKRKINWFEVYAGEKAVEKYGEGQYLPEDTITAFKEYSVSIKGPLTTPVGGGFRSLNVTIRQVLDLFACVRPVKYYKGIPSPVKHPEKVDMIIFRENTEDIYAGVEFMSGSEEAKKLRNFLIGLDPKIKEKIREDAAIGIKPMGPFASKRLIRKSIQYAVDNNKSSVTLVHKGNIMKYTEGAFKDWGYELAKAEFGDRLIPEAEVTGSTNKIIIKDRIADSMFQQGLLRPDEYSVLALPNLNGDYMSDALAAQVGGLGMAPGANMSDTIAVFEATHGSAPKYTNQDKANPGSLILSAVMMLIHMGWKEAADLVEKGINKTIEQKYVTYDLARQMEGATEVKCSQFAERIAQNM; this is encoded by the coding sequence ATGGCATCTTATCAAAAACTCACGGAACCTAAGGAAGGTTCGAAAATTAAGGTCTTAGGGCCAAACAAATTTGAAGTTCCAAATGATCCGGTTATTCCGTTTATCGAAGGAGACGGAATCGGCGCCGATTTAACGAGGGCAATGCATATCGTTATTAACGCCGCGGTAAAAAAGGCATATGACGGCAAAAGAAAAATTAACTGGTTTGAGGTCTATGCGGGAGAAAAGGCGGTTGAGAAATATGGAGAAGGGCAGTATCTGCCGGAGGATACCATTACCGCATTTAAAGAATATTCCGTCAGCATTAAAGGGCCGCTCACCACGCCCGTTGGAGGAGGATTCAGGTCGTTAAATGTTACTATCCGGCAGGTGCTGGACCTTTTTGCCTGTGTAAGACCTGTTAAATATTACAAGGGAATACCGTCGCCGGTTAAGCACCCGGAAAAAGTCGATATGATTATTTTCAGGGAGAACACGGAAGATATTTACGCAGGCGTGGAATTTATGTCAGGCAGCGAAGAGGCTAAAAAACTTAGAAATTTCTTAATAGGTTTAGATCCAAAGATAAAAGAAAAGATCAGGGAAGATGCCGCTATCGGCATAAAACCCATGGGGCCTTTTGCCTCAAAAAGGCTTATAAGAAAATCTATACAGTATGCCGTTGACAATAATAAATCCAGCGTAACCTTAGTTCACAAGGGTAATATAATGAAATATACCGAAGGGGCTTTTAAGGATTGGGGATATGAACTCGCAAAGGCCGAGTTTGGCGACAGGTTAATTCCGGAAGCCGAAGTTACCGGTTCCACAAACAAAATAATTATAAAAGACAGAATAGCCGATTCCATGTTCCAGCAGGGGCTTCTTCGTCCCGACGAGTATTCTGTCCTTGCATTGCCTAACCTTAACGGCGACTATATGTCCGATGCTTTAGCCGCACAGGTAGGCGGACTAGGTATGGCTCCGGGAGCAAATATGTCGGATACCATAGCCGTTTTCGAAGCAACGCACGGTTCTGCTCCCAAATATACTAATCAGGATAAGGCAAATCCGGGTTCTTTAATTCTGTCGGCGGTTATGATGCTGATACATATGGGATGGAAAGAAGCGGCAGACCTTGTAGAAAAAGGGATTAACAAAACGATAGAGCAGAAATACGTTACTTATGACCTTGCAAGACAGATGGAAGGCGCTACCGAGGTTAAATGTTCGCAATTTGCGGAAAGAATTGCTCAGAATATGTAA
- a CDS encoding cofactor-independent phosphoglycerate mutase has protein sequence MDSHKYIILCPDGMADFPLEELGGKTPLEYARTPNMDIIASRGVTGLIKTIPEGCLPGSDIGSMSILGYDPVKYYTGRSPLEAASMGVELEADDVAFRLNLVNILEENGKRIMHDYSGGHITTEEAKSIIETFQKELGDSRFQFYPGVSYRHLMVAKNIDIKGLKTVPPHDIPDQQIDEYLPHGNSSSGGILNIIQKAEKILENHDINKKRIASGKLPANSVWLWGQGYKPSMPTIKEEYGIEGSVISAVDLVKGIGKYAGLKVINVPGATGYLDTNYKGKVDYGIESLNSGDFIYIHVEAPDEASHEGSVSKKIKAIEDFDNFIAGGVLEGLRKFSGYTLMILPDHYNPVKLKKHTPEPVPFCGFSTKINGAKNKYRSDAYSEIMAQNSGLFFNSGSLLFKGFLNSFQDFI, from the coding sequence ATGGATAGTCATAAATACATTATTTTATGTCCCGACGGTATGGCAGATTTCCCTTTAGAGGAGCTTGGCGGGAAAACCCCGTTGGAGTACGCGCGTACCCCGAATATGGATATTATCGCAAGCCGGGGCGTTACCGGTCTAATTAAAACCATTCCCGAAGGATGCCTGCCTGGAAGCGATATCGGTTCAATGTCCATATTAGGTTACGATCCCGTTAAATACTATACGGGAAGGTCTCCCTTAGAGGCGGCAAGCATGGGGGTAGAATTGGAGGCAGACGATGTCGCTTTCAGGCTTAATCTTGTCAATATACTTGAAGAAAACGGAAAAAGAATTATGCATGATTATTCCGGCGGGCATATTACTACGGAGGAGGCAAAAAGCATAATAGAGACATTCCAAAAAGAACTGGGCGACAGCCGGTTTCAATTTTATCCCGGGGTTAGCTACAGGCATCTCATGGTTGCTAAAAATATCGATATAAAAGGACTTAAAACCGTTCCGCCCCATGATATACCCGATCAACAAATAGATGAATATCTTCCCCATGGAAATTCTTCAAGCGGCGGCATACTCAATATAATACAAAAGGCGGAAAAAATACTTGAAAATCATGATATTAATAAAAAAAGAATTGCTTCCGGCAAGCTTCCAGCAAATTCCGTGTGGCTCTGGGGGCAGGGATACAAGCCTTCTATGCCTACAATAAAAGAAGAATACGGCATTGAGGGTTCGGTTATTTCAGCAGTCGATCTTGTTAAAGGAATCGGTAAATATGCGGGACTTAAAGTTATAAATGTTCCGGGAGCTACGGGATATTTAGACACCAATTATAAAGGCAAAGTTGATTATGGCATCGAGTCTTTAAACTCGGGCGATTTTATATATATACATGTCGAAGCCCCTGACGAAGCTTCCCATGAAGGAAGCGTAAGCAAAAAAATAAAAGCCATAGAGGATTTCGATAATTTTATCGCCGGCGGCGTGCTCGAAGGTCTTAGAAAATTTAGCGGATACACTTTAATGATTTTACCCGACCACTATAATCCCGTGAAATTAAAAAAACATACACCGGAGCCTGTCCCGTTCTGCGGGTTTTCCACAAAAATAAACGGCGCAAAAAACAAGTACCGTTCCGATGCCTATTCCGAAATCATGGCGCAAAACAGCGGTTTATTTTTTAATTCTGGCTCTTTATTGTTTAAAGGATTCTTGAATTCATTTCAGGATTTTATTTAA
- a CDS encoding threonine synthase, which yields MPNYEGIIKRYREFLPKIDDKHIITILEGNTPLIKSRNIHKIINPGIDIYFKYEGLNPTCSFKDRGMTMAVSKAVSEGSKAVICASTGNTSASASAYAARAGIKSFVLIPEGKIAAGKLSQALVHGSIVMQIQGNFDEALVITREIAGDYDVTLVNSVNPYRLEGQKTAAFEIIDELGFAPDYHMLPVGNAGNITAYWNGYTEYFKAGKGGKLPKMLGFQAEGSAPIVLNHIVKEPHTVATAIRIGNPASWQKAVAARDKSGGLIEAVSDEDILKAYSMLASNEGIFCEPASAITLAGLIKLNERAFFKKGDVCVLTLTGHGLKDPGNAIKVSKEPIIVPCDKHSVLKVMGLA from the coding sequence GTGCCTAATTATGAAGGAATAATAAAAAGATATAGGGAGTTTTTGCCTAAAATAGACGATAAACATATTATTACTATTCTCGAAGGCAATACCCCTTTGATAAAATCAAGGAATATTCATAAAATTATCAATCCCGGCATCGATATATATTTTAAGTATGAGGGATTAAATCCAACCTGTTCCTTTAAAGACAGGGGTATGACCATGGCCGTATCCAAAGCCGTTTCCGAAGGGTCAAAAGCCGTTATTTGCGCCTCGACGGGAAATACCTCCGCCTCCGCCTCCGCTTATGCCGCGAGGGCGGGAATAAAATCGTTTGTTTTAATTCCCGAAGGAAAGATCGCCGCAGGCAAACTATCCCAGGCTCTTGTTCACGGTTCTATCGTGATGCAGATACAGGGAAACTTTGATGAGGCTTTAGTTATCACAAGGGAGATTGCGGGAGATTACGATGTTACTCTTGTAAATTCGGTAAATCCTTACAGGTTAGAGGGGCAAAAAACTGCCGCTTTCGAAATTATAGACGAGCTTGGTTTTGCTCCCGATTATCACATGCTTCCGGTCGGAAACGCGGGAAACATAACCGCATATTGGAATGGATACACGGAATATTTTAAAGCAGGAAAGGGGGGTAAGCTGCCTAAAATGCTCGGTTTTCAGGCAGAAGGCTCCGCCCCTATCGTTTTAAATCATATAGTAAAAGAACCGCATACGGTTGCAACCGCTATTAGAATAGGGAACCCCGCAAGCTGGCAAAAGGCTGTTGCCGCAAGAGATAAATCCGGGGGCTTAATCGAAGCCGTGAGCGATGAAGATATATTAAAGGCTTATTCTATGCTTGCCTCAAATGAGGGGATATTTTGCGAACCGGCTTCGGCAATAACGCTTGCAGGCTTAATCAAGTTAAACGAAAGAGCATTTTTTAAAAAAGGAGATGTTTGTGTTTTAACCTTAACGGGTCACGGGCTTAAAGATCCCGGAAATGCGATAAAGGTCTCGAAAGAACCGATTATTGTTCCATGCGATAAACATTCGGTACTCAAGGTTATGGGATTAGCCTGA
- a CDS encoding homoserine dehydrogenase, translated as MKKEINIGLLGFGTVASSLYHIFNERKKEINSLFSVPVNIKKIFTRGNSHPVPENVKGFLVKNIDEILEDKDIDIIIELIGGIGPAKGFITKAVNNGKSIITANKALLAEHGEEIFKQCLNKNVHIGFEAAVGGGIPILRAIKNGLAGDSIKSVYSIINGTSNFILSKMTNEGGKFEDVLKKAQEKGYAEADPSLDINGTDSAHKLVVLGRLAFSTSLSIKDVIIEGIKDINPLDVNFSKELGYTIKLLGILKNEDSRIEIRVHPTLIPSSCLLSKVDGVFNAFFLNTKYAGPLSLTGYGAGGNPTASAVMGDLMEIAGKIINNDNHHDFIISENINKLKVKSKNEIISRYYLRFSAMDRPGVLAKIAGILGENSISISSMIQKGRKVEGSVPIVITTHEANEEDLFKSVKLCDNLDVVSAKTVVLRIEDRIN; from the coding sequence ATGAAAAAAGAAATCAATATCGGGCTTCTGGGTTTTGGAACGGTCGCTTCAAGCCTGTATCATATATTTAATGAGCGAAAGAAAGAAATCAATTCTCTCTTTTCCGTCCCCGTTAATATTAAAAAGATATTTACAAGGGGGAACAGCCACCCCGTCCCCGAAAATGTAAAAGGATTTTTGGTTAAAAATATTGACGAAATATTGGAAGATAAAGATATAGATATTATAATAGAACTTATCGGAGGTATCGGTCCGGCTAAAGGCTTTATAACAAAGGCCGTAAATAACGGAAAGAGTATTATTACGGCAAATAAAGCCCTTTTGGCGGAACACGGCGAAGAGATATTTAAACAATGTCTGAATAAAAATGTCCACATAGGATTCGAAGCGGCGGTCGGCGGAGGAATCCCGATTTTAAGGGCAATAAAAAACGGTCTTGCGGGGGATTCTATAAAATCGGTTTATTCCATAATTAATGGAACCTCAAATTTCATACTTTCAAAAATGACAAATGAGGGTGGAAAATTTGAAGATGTTTTAAAAAAGGCTCAGGAAAAAGGTTATGCCGAAGCCGACCCTTCGCTCGATATAAACGGCACCGACAGCGCCCATAAGCTTGTTGTTCTCGGGAGGCTCGCCTTTTCCACAAGTTTGTCTATAAAAGATGTTATAATAGAAGGCATAAAAGACATAAATCCTTTGGATGTCAATTTTTCAAAAGAGCTTGGTTATACCATAAAGCTATTGGGAATACTTAAAAATGAAGATTCAAGAATAGAAATAAGGGTTCATCCTACCTTAATACCTTCCTCCTGCCTTTTATCAAAGGTCGATGGAGTGTTTAACGCATTTTTCTTGAATACAAAATATGCGGGACCATTAAGTTTAACAGGATACGGCGCAGGAGGCAACCCGACGGCAAGCGCCGTTATGGGAGATTTAATGGAAATCGCCGGTAAAATTATAAACAACGATAATCATCACGATTTTATTATTTCGGAAAATATTAATAAACTTAAAGTCAAGAGTAAAAACGAGATAATTTCAAGATATTATCTCAGGTTTTCGGCTATGGACAGGCCGGGCGTTCTTGCAAAAATAGCGGGTATATTGGGTGAGAATTCGATTAGCATCAGCTCCATGATTCAAAAGGGCAGAAAAGTCGAGGGTTCTGTTCCGATAGTGATTACAACCCATGAAGCCAATGAGGAAGACCTGTTTAAAAGCGTAAAATTGTGCGATAATCTTGATGTGGTTTCCGCAAAAACAGTCGTTTTAAGAATAGAAGACCGCATTAATTAG
- a CDS encoding aminotransferase class I/II-fold pyridoxal phosphate-dependent enzyme, translated as MEDFETIKRLPPYVFAEVNKIKMEARKRGDDIIDLGMGNPDSPTPGYIIEKLIEASKNPRNHRYSVSRGIYKLRLAIVNMYKKHYDVDLDPDSEAIVTMGIKEGLSHLMLATINKGDVAFVPNPTYPIHAYSVIIAGGDVRSIPLIPGEDFFENLMTALKQTWPKPKFIILSFPHNPTTITAELDFFEKLVDFAKDNGIYIIHDNAYADLTFDGYKAPSFLQAKGAKDVGVEFFSMSKSYSMAGFRVGYALGNRVLINALSRIKSYLDYGMFQPIQIASIIALNEETKHNAISEMVLHYKKRRDVLIESFKIAGWNIEKPKATMFVWGKIPERFLNAGIKSLEFSKLLLDKAKVAVSPGIGFGEYGDEYVRFALVENEMRIRQASKGVKHFINNEEYFHKTV; from the coding sequence ATAGAAGATTTTGAAACTATAAAAAGGCTTCCTCCTTATGTTTTTGCAGAGGTAAATAAGATAAAAATGGAGGCAAGAAAGCGCGGCGACGATATTATAGATTTAGGCATGGGCAATCCGGATTCGCCTACGCCGGGCTATATAATAGAAAAATTAATAGAGGCTTCCAAAAATCCCAGAAATCACAGATATTCCGTTTCCAGAGGCATATATAAGCTAAGGCTTGCCATAGTAAATATGTATAAAAAACATTACGATGTCGATCTCGATCCGGATAGCGAGGCTATCGTTACCATGGGCATAAAAGAGGGCTTAAGCCATCTGATGCTTGCAACAATCAACAAAGGAGATGTTGCTTTTGTGCCGAACCCTACTTATCCGATACATGCTTACAGCGTTATTATCGCTGGAGGCGATGTCAGAAGCATACCTTTGATTCCGGGAGAGGATTTTTTTGAAAATCTTATGACCGCCTTAAAACAGACATGGCCGAAACCCAAGTTTATAATATTAAGTTTCCCGCATAATCCTACGACGATCACGGCGGAGCTCGATTTTTTTGAAAAATTGGTCGATTTTGCAAAGGATAACGGTATATATATAATTCATGACAACGCGTATGCCGATTTAACATTTGACGGCTATAAGGCGCCCAGTTTTTTACAGGCTAAAGGGGCTAAGGATGTGGGAGTAGAATTTTTTTCCATGTCCAAAAGTTATAGCATGGCAGGTTTCAGGGTTGGATATGCTTTAGGAAACAGGGTTTTAATAAATGCGCTTTCGAGAATTAAGAGTTACCTCGATTACGGGATGTTTCAGCCCATCCAGATAGCCTCGATTATTGCTTTAAATGAAGAGACGAAACATAACGCAATTTCGGAAATGGTTTTGCATTATAAAAAGAGGAGGGATGTTTTAATAGAAAGTTTCAAAATAGCAGGATGGAATATTGAAAAGCCTAAGGCAACGATGTTTGTTTGGGGAAAAATACCTGAGCGGTTTTTAAACGCAGGAATAAAATCGCTCGAATTTTCCAAACTGCTTCTAGATAAGGCAAAAGTAGCAGTTTCCCCCGGCATCGGGTTTGGCGAATATGGCGACGAATATGTCCGTTTTGCCTTAGTCGAAAATGAAATGCGCATAAGACAGGCATCAAAAGGCGTAAAGCATTTTATTAACAATGAAGAATACTTTCACAAGACGGTATAA
- the lipA gene encoding lipoyl synthase has protein sequence MSNSFYNFYKVNKRLPDYLKNEILKIKTKKDISKTFHVIREKELNTVCSSSRCPNLNLCYSNKTATFLLLGDKCTRRCPFCNIDYISENQVVDPLEPQKIAYAVKSLDLKHAVITMVTRDDLKDGGAGIIIKTVDAIKRNTDCRTVEVLTSDFNGNEKAFMDVADSGINIFGHNIETAERLYKTIRPSSSYKRSLNILKTVKEERPHITTKSGIMVGLGEQDGEVFKTIDDLADNGIDFITIGQYLRPSLQNIPVQRFVPLKKFIEYKDYAKKVGIKNVFSAPLVRSSFGAEKFFKHSL, from the coding sequence ATTAGCAATAGTTTTTATAATTTTTATAAAGTGAATAAAAGGCTGCCGGATTATTTAAAAAACGAAATTTTAAAGATAAAGACCAAAAAAGATATTTCTAAAACTTTCCATGTAATAAGGGAAAAAGAGCTTAATACCGTTTGTTCTTCTTCGAGATGTCCCAATCTTAATCTCTGTTACTCAAATAAAACAGCTACATTTTTACTGCTCGGAGATAAATGTACAAGAAGGTGTCCTTTTTGCAATATAGATTATATCTCCGAAAATCAGGTTGTCGATCCGTTAGAACCGCAGAAGATAGCTTATGCCGTGAAATCTCTTGATTTAAAGCACGCCGTAATTACTATGGTTACGAGAGACGACCTGAAAGACGGCGGAGCCGGTATTATAATTAAAACCGTTGATGCAATTAAAAGGAATACCGATTGCCGGACAGTCGAGGTTCTGACATCGGATTTTAACGGTAACGAAAAAGCTTTTATGGATGTCGCTGACAGCGGTATAAATATATTCGGACACAATATCGAAACGGCAGAGCGGCTATATAAAACAATCAGGCCTTCAAGCTCTTATAAGCGGTCTCTAAATATATTAAAAACTGTAAAAGAGGAAAGACCCCATATTACTACAAAATCCGGAATTATGGTCGGCCTTGGAGAGCAGGACGGGGAAGTTTTTAAAACGATAGACGACCTTGCGGATAACGGCATAGATTTTATAACCATAGGGCAGTACTTAAGGCCGTCTCTTCAAAATATTCCCGTTCAACGGTTTGTCCCTTTAAAAAAGTTTATCGAATATAAAGACTATGCAAAAAAAGTGGGAATTAAGAATGTCTTTTCCGCCCCGCTCGTCAGAAGTTCTTTCGGCGCAGAAAAATTTTTTAAACATTCTTTATAA
- a CDS encoding nucleoside deaminase, with protein MNYHYDVKFMELALGEAKKAKECDEVPIGAVIAIDNRLIASSFNTVEKDKSSIMHAEIKVILEAQKKLNNWRLEGCSLYVTLEPCLMCCGAIVLSRIKRLVYGTRDPKAGAVNSLYSTLNDERLNHNVEIVAGIMELESSFLLKNFFKEKRRING; from the coding sequence ATGAATTATCATTATGATGTTAAATTTATGGAACTGGCTCTGGGCGAGGCTAAAAAGGCAAAAGAATGCGATGAAGTACCTATCGGCGCTGTTATTGCAATAGACAACAGACTGATTGCATCTTCTTTTAATACTGTGGAAAAAGATAAATCAAGCATAATGCACGCAGAAATAAAGGTAATTTTAGAAGCGCAAAAAAAACTTAATAACTGGAGACTCGAAGGCTGTTCTTTATATGTTACCCTTGAGCCCTGCCTTATGTGCTGCGGCGCAATAGTTTTATCGAGAATAAAAAGGTTGGTTTACGGAACGAGAGATCCAAAAGCAGGAGCCGTAAATTCGCTTTATAGTACACTTAACGATGAAAGGCTTAATCATAATGTAGAAATAGTTGCGGGAATTATGGAGTTAGAATCATCCTTCCTGTTAAAAAATTTTTTTAAAGAAAAAAGAAGAATAAACGGTTAA
- a CDS encoding divalent metal cation transporter, with product MRRRKLKEDYKNKLDELPVDIKLRAVDRLKVHLMRQKYGYFSRLCLLLALIGPGILVMIADNDAGGVITYAQTGAIFGIGFFIPFMVLMLPVAYIVQEMTVRLGAVTHRGHAEMIWKRYGKFWGLFSLFDLVVANILTLITEFIGITLGMEVFGVSPIISSITAVVIIASIQLFLRYFTWEWISLSIAAFNLVFIPLVFFVPHLHWGAVAKSFASWHIPGGVSSLFIYVILANLGTTIAPWMLFFQQSSVVDKGLTVKDIRDGQIDTFIGSFVMIIVAIAIIIITGFTAYSANSTAKLDIQNILSIVSLKMGPLAMKLFAFGLVEAGLIAAIAISASTSWAMGEAFGWTRSINLPPLKGWHFYLPGLVSIMFAGAVVLIPNVPLGFLNLTVQVIASIFMPAAMMFLLLLLNDKEIMGVHVNRPWQNISAFIIVGFLMLMNGLYGLTVMFPRIFG from the coding sequence ATGCGGAGGCGAAAATTGAAAGAAGATTACAAAAATAAACTGGACGAACTGCCTGTCGATATAAAGCTCAGGGCGGTCGACAGGCTTAAGGTTCATCTTATGCGGCAAAAATATGGTTATTTTTCCAGGCTTTGCCTGTTGCTTGCATTAATAGGTCCAGGTATATTGGTTATGATTGCCGACAACGATGCAGGCGGGGTTATAACCTATGCGCAAACAGGCGCTATATTCGGAATTGGATTTTTTATTCCATTTATGGTATTAATGCTTCCGGTTGCCTATATAGTTCAGGAGATGACCGTCAGGTTAGGCGCCGTTACGCACAGGGGGCATGCCGAAATGATATGGAAAAGATATGGAAAATTTTGGGGGCTGTTTAGTCTTTTCGACCTTGTCGTTGCAAATATTTTAACATTGATAACGGAATTTATCGGGATTACGCTTGGCATGGAGGTTTTTGGAGTATCTCCGATAATTTCGTCGATAACGGCTGTTGTCATTATCGCATCTATTCAACTATTTTTGCGTTATTTTACATGGGAGTGGATTAGCTTAAGCATTGCGGCATTTAATCTGGTTTTTATTCCGTTAGTCTTTTTTGTCCCGCATCTCCACTGGGGAGCCGTTGCGAAAAGCTTTGCCTCATGGCATATACCCGGCGGAGTAAGTTCGCTTTTTATATATGTGATTCTGGCAAATCTGGGGACTACCATCGCCCCGTGGATGTTATTTTTTCAGCAGTCTTCGGTTGTGGATAAAGGGCTTACCGTCAAAGATATCAGAGACGGACAGATAGATACCTTTATAGGTTCTTTTGTTATGATAATAGTCGCTATCGCAATAATTATAATAACCGGTTTTACGGCTTATAGCGCGAATAGCACCGCTAAGCTGGATATACAAAATATTCTTTCTATCGTCTCTTTAAAAATGGGTCCTCTTGCAATGAAGCTGTTTGCTTTTGGGCTTGTGGAGGCAGGTCTTATAGCCGCGATAGCCATTTCCGCAAGCACCTCATGGGCTATGGGCGAGGCATTCGGCTGGACAAGAAGCATAAATCTCCCGCCGCTCAAAGGCTGGCACTTTTACCTTCCGGGGCTTGTAAGCATCATGTTTGCGGGGGCAGTAGTTCTTATCCCGAATGTTCCGCTTGGATTTTTAAATTTAACCGTTCAGGTCATAGCTTCCATTTTTATGCCGGCGGCAATGATGTTTTTGCTTTTATTGTTAAACGATAAAGAGATAATGGGGGTTCATGTCAATAGGCCGTGGCAAAATATATCCGCTTTTATTATAGTCGGATTTCTTATGCTGATGAACGGATTATACGGCTTAACGGTAATGTTTCCGCGCATCTTTGGTTAA